A window of the Parabacteroides merdae ATCC 43184 genome harbors these coding sequences:
- the gldE gene encoding gliding motility-associated protein GldE has protein sequence MDSDYYLSGLFDQVTIQALTAGPVIALSLAILLLLVSGFVSASEVAFFSLTPGDINDIREENAPSDPLIQRLLDRSEYLLAAILIANNFVNVAVVMLCTYGINAIVDFSSAPMLGFILETIVLTFLLLLFGEIMPKIYAQKNSLRFVRSSAPVLNVVERVCRPLSNILVTSTSVINKALVKKKYDLSVDELSKALELTSTEMPEEKEMLSEIIKFYNKTADEIMTPRLDMEDIDIKTSFRTVVDFIIRSGYSRIPVYADSEDNIKGILYIKDLLPYVEKPDTFRWQSLIRPAYFVPETKKIDDLLEEFRTSKIHMAIVVDEFGGTSGIVTMEDILEEIVGEISDEYDEDEKQFIRLADGSLIFEAKILLTDFFRVIDADPTEFGKLTEEVETLAGLLLEIKGDFPRRREIIEYDDYRFQVLEIDNRRILKVKFNRISDQGKERQEE, from the coding sequence TTGGACTCAGACTATTATTTATCGGGCTTATTCGACCAGGTTACTATACAGGCGCTCACAGCAGGCCCTGTAATAGCGTTAAGCCTTGCAATTCTTCTGCTGTTGGTTTCCGGCTTTGTGTCGGCTTCCGAAGTGGCATTTTTCTCGTTAACCCCGGGTGATATCAACGACATCCGGGAAGAGAATGCACCTTCAGACCCATTAATCCAGCGTTTGCTGGACCGTTCCGAGTACCTGCTCGCCGCTATCCTGATAGCCAACAACTTTGTGAATGTGGCTGTCGTCATGCTTTGTACCTACGGTATCAACGCGATCGTCGATTTCTCATCCGCCCCGATGTTGGGCTTTATTCTGGAGACGATCGTCCTGACCTTTCTCCTTTTGTTGTTCGGCGAGATCATGCCGAAGATTTATGCACAGAAAAACTCGCTGCGGTTCGTGCGCAGTTCGGCCCCTGTACTGAATGTCGTGGAGCGTGTCTGCCGGCCGCTTTCGAACATATTGGTCACGTCGACCAGCGTCATCAACAAGGCGTTAGTCAAGAAGAAGTACGATCTTTCGGTCGACGAGCTTTCCAAAGCATTGGAACTCACTTCCACCGAAATGCCGGAAGAGAAAGAGATGCTTTCGGAGATCATCAAGTTCTACAACAAGACTGCCGACGAGATCATGACGCCCCGCCTGGATATGGAGGATATCGACATCAAGACGAGTTTCCGCACCGTGGTCGATTTCATCATCCGATCCGGTTATTCCCGTATTCCGGTTTATGCCGATTCGGAGGATAACATCAAGGGAATCCTGTATATCAAAGACCTTTTGCCGTATGTGGAGAAGCCTGACACGTTCCGTTGGCAGAGCTTGATCCGTCCGGCCTATTTCGTGCCTGAGACGAAGAAGATCGACGATCTCCTGGAGGAATTCCGTACCAGCAAGATCCATATGGCGATCGTGGTGGACGAGTTTGGCGGAACTTCCGGTATTGTGACGATGGAGGATATCCTGGAAGAGATTGTCGGAGAGATTTCCGATGAATACGACGAAGATGAAAAGCAGTTCATCCGCCTGGCGGACGGCAGTCTTATTTTTGAAGCCAAGATATTGCTGACCGACTTTTTCCGTGTGATCGATGCCGATCCTACCGAATTCGGCAAACTGACGGAGGAGGTCGAAACTCTTGCCGGCCTTCTGTTGGAGATCAAAGGCGACTTCCCTCGCCGCCGCGAGATCATCGAATATGACGACTATCGTTTCCAGGTTCTGGAGATCGATAACCGCCGTATCCTGAAAGTCAAGTTCAACCGCATTTCGGACCAAGGAAAGGAGCGGCAAGAGGAGTAA
- the ssb gene encoding single-stranded DNA-binding protein — MSLNKVILIGNVGRDPEVRYFDSGAAVANFPLATSERGYTLANGTVVPERTEWHNVVVRRDLVSFVEKWVKKGSGLYVEGKIRTRSYDDQSGVKRYVTEIHADRVEFYSTGSGTGNRDNASGTGMTAAQPQTAQPSTGYQQATGYQQPASGQPDTSLDSNSADDLPF; from the coding sequence ATGTCATTGAATAAAGTTATATTGATCGGTAACGTCGGACGCGATCCAGAAGTACGTTACTTCGATAGTGGCGCTGCTGTTGCCAACTTCCCGCTTGCAACTTCCGAGAGGGGTTATACGTTGGCCAATGGTACGGTTGTTCCGGAACGTACGGAATGGCACAATGTGGTCGTTCGCCGTGATTTGGTTTCCTTCGTTGAAAAATGGGTGAAGAAAGGTTCCGGACTCTATGTGGAAGGCAAGATCCGTACGCGTAGTTACGACGACCAGTCCGGCGTGAAGCGGTATGTGACGGAAATCCATGCCGACCGTGTCGAATTTTACAGCACAGGTTCCGGTACGGGAAATCGTGACAATGCTTCCGGTACAGGAATGACGGCGGCACAGCCTCAGACCGCCCAGCCGTCCACCGGATACCAGCAGGCGACGGGCTACCAGCAACCCGCATCCGGACAACCGGACACATCTTTAGATTCCAACAGTGCGGACGACCTTCCGTTCTGA
- the mutY gene encoding A/G-specific adenine glycosylase, whose amino-acid sequence MSQIENELETSRLLRDWYRIHKRELPWRESSDPYIIWISEIILQQTRVAQGMDYFLRFTERFPDVASLASAEEDEVLKYWQGLGYYSRARNLHAAAKDIMERFGGIFPERYEDVISLKGIGEYTAAAIVSFVWNQPYPVVDGNVFRVLSRLFAVDTPIDTPRGKKAFTELAGLVMDPRYAGQHNQAIMELGALQCVPQNPDCEACPLKGHCAAYGAGDVQTYPVKQKKTRTRDRYFHYLYIIYKGKTWLSRRKGKDIWEGLYEFPLIETDKAMDFAELQTTDAFRRLFAGAGRLNVSADLQGVKHVLSHQILYTAFYRIEIEREGDALKSYLPVATDDVEKYAVPRLIHIYLEKLEGNLSE is encoded by the coding sequence ATGTCGCAGATAGAAAACGAATTAGAAACCAGCCGTTTGTTGCGTGACTGGTATCGGATACATAAAAGGGAGCTGCCCTGGAGGGAGTCTTCCGACCCTTATATCATCTGGATATCCGAGATAATCCTTCAACAAACACGGGTGGCACAAGGGATGGACTATTTTCTCCGTTTTACCGAACGGTTCCCGGATGTGGCTTCGCTGGCTTCGGCGGAGGAAGACGAGGTGTTGAAATATTGGCAGGGGCTTGGTTATTATAGTCGCGCCCGTAACCTGCATGCTGCGGCAAAAGATATTATGGAACGTTTCGGTGGGATATTTCCTGAACGCTATGAGGATGTGATCTCTTTGAAAGGGATAGGAGAATATACGGCGGCGGCCATCGTTTCCTTTGTATGGAACCAGCCGTATCCAGTCGTGGACGGGAATGTCTTCCGAGTGCTTTCGCGCCTGTTTGCGGTAGATACTCCGATCGATACGCCCAGAGGGAAAAAAGCCTTTACGGAACTGGCAGGCTTGGTGATGGACCCCCGGTATGCCGGGCAACACAACCAGGCTATAATGGAATTGGGCGCCTTGCAATGCGTGCCGCAAAATCCGGATTGCGAAGCTTGTCCGTTGAAAGGGCACTGCGCTGCTTATGGGGCGGGCGATGTGCAGACCTATCCGGTGAAACAGAAAAAGACCAGGACGCGTGACCGGTATTTTCATTATTTATACATTATATATAAAGGAAAAACCTGGCTGTCCCGCCGGAAAGGGAAAGACATTTGGGAAGGACTCTACGAGTTTCCGCTTATCGAAACGGACAAGGCGATGGATTTTGCAGAGTTGCAGACGACGGATGCTTTTCGTCGGCTGTTTGCAGGAGCGGGCCGGCTGAATGTTTCGGCTGATTTGCAGGGGGTGAAACATGTCCTGTCCCATCAGATATTGTATACGGCTTTCTACCGGATAGAGATAGAGCGGGAGGGCGATGCCCTGAAGTCTTACCTTCCTGTGGCGACTGACGATGTGGAGAAATATGCGGTTCCTCGCCTGATACATATTTATTTGGAGAAATTAGAAGGAAACTTGTCAGAATGA
- a CDS encoding HU family DNA-binding protein, whose amino-acid sequence MTKADIVSEISKSTGIDKQTVLNSVESFMDIVKSSLSQGENVYLRGFGSFVIKKRAQKTARNISKNTTIIIPEHNIPSFKPAKTFLNEVK is encoded by the coding sequence ATGACTAAAGCAGATATTGTTAGCGAAATTTCAAAAAGCACTGGCATTGACAAACAGACAGTGTTGAACAGCGTAGAATCTTTTATGGATATCGTAAAAAGTTCATTGTCTCAGGGCGAAAACGTATACCTGAGAGGTTTTGGAAGTTTCGTGATTAAAAAGAGAGCCCAGAAGACTGCTCGTAATATTTCAAAAAATACTACGATCATCATCCCGGAACATAACATTCCGTCATTCAAGCCGGCTAAGACTTTCTTGAACGAAGTAAAGTAA
- a CDS encoding Rne/Rng family ribonuclease, translating to MISELVVDVQPKEVSIAVLEDKNLVELQKEARNVSFAVGDIYLGKVKKLMPGLNAAFIDVGYKKDAFLHYLDLGPNFNTQQKFLKQALGEQKGDKKIPTISKMQLLPEIEKDGSISNVLKVGQEVLVQIAKEPISTKGPRLTSELSFAGRYIVLIPFADKVSVSTKIKSSEERARLRQLIQSIKPKNFSVIVRTSSEGKRVAELDHELKTLLKRWEENIPKITKVKAPALIYEETARAVALLRDIFNPSFQNIYVNDADIYHNIRDYVSLIAPGREEIVQRYTGELPIFDNFAITKQIKSLFGRTVTYKSGAYLIIEHTEAMHVIDVNSGNRSKGSDAQEKTAIDVNTAAADEIARQLRLRDMGGIIVVDFIDMAEAANRQKLFEHMTKAMANDRAKHNILPLSKFGLMQITRQRVRPAMDVDTSEACPTCFGTGTIKPSILFTDSLEGKIDCLVNKHNVKKFALHVHPYVAAFIKSGKFPLSWKWKLKYSMGIKVIPNQSLGFLEYKFIDSDKNELDMMEEKEIK from the coding sequence GTGATTAGTGAATTAGTAGTTGATGTACAACCCAAAGAGGTATCTATAGCCGTACTGGAGGATAAGAACCTTGTCGAGCTCCAAAAGGAAGCCCGTAATGTCTCTTTTGCCGTCGGCGATATATATCTGGGCAAGGTTAAGAAACTGATGCCGGGTTTGAACGCTGCTTTCATTGATGTAGGTTATAAAAAGGATGCATTTCTTCACTATCTGGACTTAGGTCCTAATTTCAACACCCAGCAGAAATTCCTCAAACAAGCATTAGGAGAACAAAAAGGAGATAAAAAAATCCCCACTATCTCTAAAATGCAGTTGCTTCCCGAAATCGAAAAAGACGGAAGCATCAGCAACGTGCTCAAAGTCGGACAGGAAGTGCTGGTGCAGATCGCCAAAGAGCCGATTTCAACAAAAGGTCCCAGGCTGACTTCCGAGCTTTCTTTTGCCGGAAGATACATCGTGCTGATACCGTTTGCCGATAAAGTATCGGTTTCCACAAAAATCAAATCGAGCGAAGAGCGTGCCCGTCTACGCCAACTCATCCAAAGTATCAAGCCGAAGAACTTCAGCGTAATCGTACGCACATCTTCGGAAGGAAAGCGCGTTGCCGAACTCGATCATGAATTGAAGACATTACTGAAACGTTGGGAAGAGAACATTCCTAAGATCACCAAAGTAAAAGCTCCTGCACTCATCTACGAAGAGACGGCAAGAGCAGTGGCTTTGTTGCGTGACATTTTCAACCCCTCTTTTCAGAACATTTATGTGAACGATGCGGACATCTATCACAACATCCGCGATTATGTCAGCCTGATTGCTCCCGGACGGGAAGAGATCGTGCAACGGTATACCGGCGAACTCCCCATCTTCGACAACTTTGCAATCACCAAACAGATCAAGTCCCTATTCGGACGCACCGTCACGTACAAAAGTGGAGCCTATTTGATTATCGAACACACGGAAGCCATGCACGTTATCGACGTAAACAGCGGGAACCGCTCCAAAGGCAGCGATGCCCAGGAAAAAACGGCTATCGACGTGAACACGGCAGCAGCAGACGAAATTGCCCGTCAATTACGCTTGCGCGATATGGGTGGTATTATCGTAGTCGACTTTATCGATATGGCCGAAGCTGCCAACCGGCAGAAACTGTTCGAACATATGACGAAAGCGATGGCTAATGACCGGGCAAAACATAATATTCTGCCACTGAGCAAATTCGGCCTGATGCAGATCACCCGCCAGCGTGTCCGTCCGGCAATGGATGTCGATACATCCGAAGCCTGTCCGACCTGTTTCGGCACAGGCACCATCAAACCCTCTATCCTGTTTACCGACAGCCTGGAAGGAAAGATCGACTGCTTGGTCAACAAACACAACGTGAAGAAATTCGCCCTGCACGTACATCCTTATGTTGCAGCATTTATCAAGAGCGGAAAATTCCCGCTCAGTTGGAAATGGAAACTGAAATACTCGATGGGTATTAAAGTGATTCCGAATCAAAGTCTGGGCTTCTTGGAGTATAAATTCATCGACTCCGACAAGAACGAACTGGACATGATGGAAGAGAAAGAAATCAAATAA
- a CDS encoding endonuclease/exonuclease/phosphatase family protein — protein MRRFYIWLWLLMLVCGSCTKEKQELRVLHLNIWMEGTVVKNGFEAVADEVARIDPDIVMFSEASNKEGALFVPRMLDALRERGKIYYGQGSSLDVALLSKYPILEQTENIPHKDRVLRTRLDVNGKQVVAYTGHLDYTHYACYLPRGYSGVTWKKLEAPVTDKAEIEKANNESLRDESIRLVIEDATKSDADFVILGGDFNEPSHLDWTEETKGLWDHNGAVVDWVCSKLLYEAGFRDAYRVKYPNPITHPGFTFPSDNPAMPVERLTWAPEADERDRIDFIYYIPATGWEVEDAVIVGPKSSIIRSQRVEEDSQDTFSTPADIWPTDHKGVLIKFKF, from the coding sequence ATGAGACGTTTTTATATTTGGCTATGGCTGCTCATGCTGGTCTGCGGCAGCTGCACGAAAGAGAAACAAGAGTTGAGAGTATTGCACTTGAACATCTGGATGGAAGGAACAGTCGTCAAAAACGGCTTCGAGGCCGTTGCGGATGAAGTGGCCCGGATAGATCCGGATATCGTAATGTTCAGCGAAGCCAGCAACAAGGAAGGCGCGTTGTTCGTTCCCCGCATGCTGGACGCTTTGCGCGAAAGAGGGAAAATCTATTATGGACAAGGCAGTTCGCTGGATGTCGCACTGCTGTCCAAATACCCCATACTGGAACAAACGGAAAACATTCCGCATAAAGACCGGGTATTAAGGACCCGTTTGGATGTGAACGGCAAACAGGTAGTAGCCTATACAGGGCATTTGGATTATACGCATTACGCCTGTTACCTGCCACGTGGATACAGCGGTGTGACATGGAAGAAACTGGAAGCCCCGGTAACGGACAAGGCTGAAATCGAAAAAGCCAATAACGAATCTTTGCGTGACGAATCCATTCGGCTCGTGATAGAAGACGCCACAAAGTCAGATGCCGATTTCGTAATCTTGGGCGGTGACTTCAACGAACCTTCGCACTTGGATTGGACGGAAGAGACGAAAGGGCTTTGGGATCACAACGGGGCGGTAGTCGATTGGGTCTGCTCCAAATTATTATACGAAGCCGGCTTCCGCGATGCCTATCGCGTCAAATATCCGAATCCGATCACCCATCCCGGCTTTACCTTCCCTTCGGACAATCCGGCGATGCCAGTCGAACGGTTGACCTGGGCGCCGGAAGCGGATGAACGCGACCGCATCGATTTTATCTATTATATACCGGCAACCGGTTGGGAAGTGGAAGACGCCGTCATCGTCGGTCCCAAGTCCTCCATTATCCGCAGCCAACGTGTCGAAGAGGACAGCCAAGATACTTTCTCAACTCCGGCAGACATTTGGCCGACGGACCACAAAGGAGTGTTGATCAAGTTTAAATTCTGA
- a CDS encoding RNA polymerase sigma-70 factor: MEGESIISLFGKVVKGDEAAFRLLFETYSRRLFHVAYYYLNSRELAEEAILDVFTVIWQKRETLSHVKEPERYLYISVKNQALHYLRRGCVQEKDSFSLYEIELIPDSDTPEKSLMDEEYQVLVQQAIDSLPPKCREVFRLVLSDKLKNREIADVLGISEKTVNIHIAKAYERIAEFVNRRYKEGSIK; this comes from the coding sequence ATGGAAGGGGAGAGTATCATATCTCTTTTTGGAAAAGTAGTGAAGGGAGATGAAGCAGCGTTCCGGTTATTGTTTGAAACTTATTCCCGGCGTCTGTTCCATGTGGCTTATTACTATCTGAACTCTCGTGAGCTGGCCGAAGAAGCTATTCTGGATGTTTTTACTGTCATTTGGCAAAAGCGGGAAACGCTGTCCCATGTAAAAGAGCCGGAACGCTATTTGTATATATCGGTGAAAAACCAGGCTTTGCATTATCTGAGAAGGGGGTGTGTACAGGAAAAGGATTCCTTTTCTTTGTATGAGATTGAGTTGATCCCAGATTCGGATACACCGGAAAAGAGTTTGATGGATGAAGAATACCAAGTACTGGTCCAGCAGGCGATTGATTCCTTGCCGCCGAAATGCAGAGAGGTTTTTCGTCTTGTTCTCTCCGATAAATTGAAGAACCGGGAAATCGCTGATGTTTTGGGAATCAGTGAAAAGACAGTGAATATACATATCGCTAAGGCGTATGAACGTATTGCGGAGTTTGTGAATCGCCGGTATAAGGAGGGTAGTATTAAATGA
- a CDS encoding FecR family protein, with the protein MKNEQNNKELESLTKRIRFKSLPFDEKQMSDRLSDRVKRPVIISYTGKENSAWKYLSIAASIALLLVTGILLTDKEPEQELVYYETIAVPDAKTKITLPDSSIVWLNANACLRYPREFSEQVRQVEIKGEAFFEVRKDEKKPFIVQTDGIGIRVLGTTFNVDAEPEKTEITLLTGKIGLYKYTNQSQMADRILLPGERAVFLKSDNKLSISTVHPENTISWVTGIFKFKDSSLADIMQELQRAFHVKIHIQNENLKKQTFNANFTEKETLEEILSVLQISARYKIEKRKGEIFLQ; encoded by the coding sequence ATGAAAAATGAACAAAACAATAAAGAACTCGAATCATTGACAAAGCGCATACGCTTCAAATCTTTGCCATTTGATGAAAAGCAGATGTCCGACCGTTTATCAGACAGAGTTAAACGGCCTGTCATCATTTCTTATACCGGTAAAGAAAACTCTGCATGGAAATATTTGTCTATTGCTGCTTCCATCGCCCTCCTATTGGTTACCGGCATTCTGCTGACCGACAAAGAGCCGGAACAAGAACTTGTCTATTATGAAACGATAGCCGTTCCCGATGCAAAAACAAAAATCACATTGCCAGACAGCAGTATAGTTTGGCTAAATGCAAACGCTTGCCTGCGCTATCCGAGAGAGTTCAGCGAACAGGTCCGACAGGTTGAAATAAAAGGGGAGGCATTCTTTGAAGTCCGCAAAGACGAAAAGAAACCTTTTATCGTCCAAACCGATGGTATCGGAATACGAGTATTAGGAACAACATTCAATGTTGACGCAGAACCGGAAAAAACTGAGATCACTCTCCTTACCGGAAAAATCGGGTTGTATAAATACACGAATCAATCGCAAATGGCAGACCGGATACTGCTACCTGGTGAACGAGCAGTTTTCCTTAAATCGGATAACAAGCTGAGTATTTCAACTGTACACCCAGAAAATACGATATCATGGGTTACTGGAATTTTTAAATTTAAAGACAGTTCATTAGCAGATATCATGCAAGAGTTACAACGGGCTTTCCATGTGAAAATACATATTCAAAACGAAAACCTGAAAAAACAGACTTTCAATGCCAACTTCACAGAGAAAGAGACATTGGAAGAAATACTATCAGTTTTGCAAATCTCAGCCAGATACAAAATAGAAAAAAGGAAAGGAGAAATTTTCCTGCAATAA
- a CDS encoding SusC/RagA family TonB-linked outer membrane protein → MTHLPILKINTYKIMDKILFIRQNPKDFTCEEHYSSLKRIFKHGINLLGLLLLFLFVNITFVHAQAVKLSLNKQNATYEEIFNEIEEKTGYKFVYNTSEIDRNERTSIQGTSMDLNELLRNLFRSKRNISFRISNKHIALFKAQIKTISGTVVDTQGESVIGANVLVKGSTTGTITDVDGKFSLEASEGDILQISYIGYNTQEITIDRKSILKVVLQEDQQALEEVVVIGYGAVKKKDLTGAIAQVKADKYATQQSTNVLDMLNGTVAGFNSNIGTSASGASEMEIRGPASLSANNSPLIVLDGVIFNGSINDINPSDIETIDVLKDASSAAVYGSRSAAGVVIINTKQGKGEKMSINFSAQLGLTDFTNEIKPNDLSGFIQRRQDFQRRINPDKPEGYYNNPNQLPEGIDVDTWQNYDASYQSDPILTWMTRLNLRDIEQQNYLNGNAYDWYGEATRPGLRQNYNVNISGGIGKTKYYWSLGYTDNQGYIKGDEYKTIRSRINADTKVAEFLTVGINAQFSNKDESNEAIKLSNISRQSPLGQPYDENGELKWYPHDDSGIEQNPFLLYKERDKFNVTQNLFATMYADLKLPFGFSYKVSYINRYDWQKNYYYDPSSIPSGNKTGGFGQRINYSLYEWQIDNIISWKKTFGVHDFYATFLYNAEKKQTWKDTGENVNFTPSEALSFHQLGAGGSPTIKNEDTYSTGTAIMGRLNYTLMNRYFLTLSIRRDGYSAFGMENPYATFPSGALAWNLSDESFFNIKWINNLKVRASYGINGNRDIGIYDALAKLETNKYLTGSTLVSGIYSSSLANQYLKWEKTKALNLGLDFSILNSRLNGSVDYYSMITNDLLLKRSLPTIIGYDNVMSNMGELQNKGFEMTLNSYNIQNKDFSWNSTLTFSFNRNKIKHLYGETINILDENGNVIGQREGDDIDNGWFIGQSIDRIWDYKFLGIYQLGEEELAKSFGKAPGDVKLYDPNGDGVSTQEDKVFQGYTKPRFRLGLRNDFTLFKNFQISCFIRADLGHWRANSLLSNTSNVEDRANSYALPYWTPENPTNKYTRLNTVNTPGYNIYEKSSFIRLQDLSIAYNIPENILKNLKVGHCKVYLSGRNLLTFTKWSGWDPESGNTPMPRIFTFGIDVTL, encoded by the coding sequence ATGACACACCTGCCAATTTTAAAAATTAATACATACAAAATTATGGATAAAATTTTATTTATCAGGCAAAATCCAAAGGATTTTACCTGTGAGGAACATTATTCCTCTTTAAAAAGAATTTTCAAACACGGAATCAATCTTTTAGGACTTCTTTTACTGTTTTTGTTCGTCAACATTACCTTCGTTCATGCACAAGCAGTAAAACTGTCTCTGAATAAGCAGAATGCAACATATGAAGAGATTTTCAATGAGATAGAGGAAAAGACCGGATACAAATTCGTTTATAACACATCCGAGATCGACCGAAACGAAAGAACCTCTATCCAGGGAACAAGCATGGATCTAAACGAGTTGCTGCGAAACTTATTCCGCAGCAAAAGAAATATTTCTTTTCGTATATCGAATAAGCACATTGCCTTGTTCAAAGCACAGATCAAAACTATTTCCGGAACGGTCGTCGACACACAAGGAGAATCTGTCATCGGAGCTAACGTCTTAGTAAAAGGTAGCACAACCGGCACTATTACCGATGTCGACGGCAAATTCAGCCTGGAAGCAAGCGAGGGAGATATTTTGCAAATATCTTATATCGGCTACAACACGCAAGAAATCACAATTGACAGGAAATCCATATTAAAAGTGGTTTTGCAAGAAGATCAGCAAGCCTTGGAGGAAGTTGTCGTAATCGGCTACGGAGCTGTAAAGAAAAAAGACCTTACCGGGGCCATCGCCCAGGTAAAAGCCGATAAATATGCCACTCAGCAAAGTACGAACGTATTGGATATGCTGAATGGAACTGTTGCCGGTTTTAACTCTAACATCGGGACTTCTGCTTCCGGAGCTAGTGAAATGGAAATACGAGGTCCCGCTTCACTTTCAGCCAACAATTCACCCTTGATTGTATTGGACGGAGTCATCTTCAATGGTTCTATCAATGACATCAATCCATCGGATATCGAAACTATAGACGTATTGAAAGATGCCAGCTCTGCTGCTGTATACGGTTCACGGTCTGCCGCTGGTGTTGTAATCATCAATACCAAACAAGGCAAAGGGGAAAAAATGAGTATAAATTTTTCCGCACAACTGGGTTTAACAGATTTTACCAACGAAATCAAACCGAATGATTTATCTGGATTCATCCAACGCAGACAAGATTTCCAACGCAGAATAAATCCAGACAAGCCAGAAGGATATTATAACAATCCTAATCAGTTACCGGAAGGCATTGACGTAGATACTTGGCAAAATTACGATGCCTCATATCAGTCCGATCCAATTCTGACTTGGATGACACGTCTGAATTTGCGTGATATCGAACAACAAAACTATCTGAATGGGAATGCCTATGATTGGTATGGAGAAGCGACACGTCCTGGATTAAGGCAAAACTACAATGTCAACATATCCGGAGGCATTGGCAAAACTAAATATTACTGGTCATTAGGCTATACGGACAATCAAGGTTATATAAAGGGAGATGAGTATAAAACAATCCGTTCCCGAATTAATGCAGATACCAAAGTTGCCGAATTTTTGACTGTGGGAATCAATGCTCAATTTAGCAACAAAGATGAGAGTAATGAAGCCATCAAATTATCGAATATAAGCCGCCAGAGTCCTTTGGGACAACCTTATGATGAAAACGGAGAACTAAAATGGTATCCTCATGACGATTCAGGTATTGAACAAAACCCATTTCTTTTATACAAAGAACGGGATAAATTCAATGTCACCCAAAATCTGTTTGCCACCATGTATGCCGACCTGAAACTGCCATTCGGTTTTAGTTACAAAGTTTCTTATATCAATCGCTATGATTGGCAAAAAAATTATTACTATGATCCGTCAAGCATCCCAAGTGGCAACAAAACAGGAGGCTTCGGGCAGCGTATCAATTATTCACTTTACGAATGGCAAATAGACAACATCATTTCATGGAAAAAAACTTTTGGAGTTCATGATTTTTATGCAACATTCTTATATAATGCAGAAAAGAAACAAACATGGAAAGATACCGGTGAAAATGTAAATTTCACACCCAGTGAAGCATTAAGTTTCCATCAATTAGGGGCGGGAGGATCACCAACTATAAAAAACGAAGATACTTATTCGACCGGTACCGCAATAATGGGCCGTCTGAATTACACACTCATGAACCGCTATTTCCTAACTCTATCTATTCGTAGAGACGGGTATTCTGCCTTTGGTATGGAAAATCCTTACGCGACTTTTCCATCCGGAGCTTTAGCCTGGAATTTATCAGACGAATCGTTCTTCAATATCAAATGGATAAATAATCTCAAAGTCAGAGCCTCTTATGGAATAAACGGTAACCGGGATATAGGGATTTATGATGCATTGGCAAAACTTGAAACAAACAAATACCTGACTGGAAGCACATTAGTCTCAGGTATATACAGCAGTTCACTGGCGAACCAATATCTAAAATGGGAAAAGACTAAAGCTTTAAACTTAGGTCTGGACTTTTCCATCTTAAACAGCCGGTTAAATGGTTCGGTCGATTATTATAGCATGATTACAAATGACTTGTTGTTAAAACGCAGCCTACCGACAATTATTGGATACGACAATGTAATGTCTAATATGGGAGAATTGCAAAACAAAGGGTTTGAAATGACTCTTAATAGCTACAATATCCAAAATAAGGATTTCAGTTGGAACTCGACATTAACGTTCTCATTTAATAGAAACAAGATCAAACATCTATATGGAGAAACAATCAACATTTTAGACGAAAATGGCAATGTTATCGGACAAAGAGAAGGTGATGATATCGACAATGGATGGTTTATCGGACAATCAATAGATCGGATATGGGATTACAAATTCCTTGGTATTTACCAGCTTGGAGAAGAAGAATTGGCTAAATCATTCGGGAAAGCTCCTGGCGATGTCAAATTATACGATCCTAATGGAGACGGTGTGTCTACTCAGGAAGATAAAGTATTTCAAGGTTATACAAAGCCACGCTTCCGTTTAGGGCTTCGAAATGACTTTACTCTTTTCAAAAACTTCCAGATTTCTTGTTTCATCCGTGCAGATTTAGGACATTGGAGAGCGAACAGTCTATTGAGCAACACATCTAATGTCGAGGACAGAGCCAACAGTTATGCATTGCCTTACTGGACTCCGGAAAACCCGACAAACAAATATACACGGTTAAATACGGTAAACACACCTGGATATAACATTTATGAAAAGAGTAGTTTTATACGTTTGCAAGACTTATCCATAGCATACAATATCCCGGAAAATATTCTCAAAAATCTGAAAGTAGGACATTGTAAAGTATATTTGAGTGGACGTAACCTGCTAACTTTCACAAAATGGTCCGGTTGGGATCCTGAATCAGGAAACACTCCTATGCCACGAATTTTTACATTTGGAATTGATGTCACATTATAA